A DNA window from Candidatus Hydrogenedentota bacterium contains the following coding sequences:
- the rpoB gene encoding DNA-directed RNA polymerase subunit beta — protein MAVAHPLEPRKVLGRIPDRIDLPDLIEIQTKSYEEFLQWDLPPDERKPQGLQEVFQEIFPISSPNGLTKLDFVHYAFTPPKYTIQECQERGATYAASLKALLRLTRYEEVGNNEFREKLLVEQEVFFGELPLMTPVGTFIINGAERVIVSQLHKSPGVSFEKRLHTNGKTILSARVIPYRGAWLEFEYDLNDYLWVMIDRRSKLPVTTFLKAFGFVEPEEILSLFYTFDEVAVSRGKFKVNGKPAAQEELVGRWVAADVFDPETGEIFADAAQVLTEAALNRILNSHVTEFRLLNPVEVQKDQAIVHTLSQDNIMTQDAAMQAVYAKVRPGDPATPSTYRTFFQKLFSDPARYDFAAVGRYKINRKLGLNIDQATRTLTTDDIVKTLQYLVRLRGGEGVLDDIDHLGNRRVRAVGELLANQFRTGLARMERTVRERMNYTDEEQLTPQNLINPKPVGAVVKDFFGRSQLSHFMDQINPLAELTHKRRLSALGPGGLSRERAGFEVRDVHPTHYGRICPIETPEGPNIGLMASLSTYAQINRYGFLETPYYKVESGRVSTKVEMLSAYDEDNYTIAQANAPLNEKRVFVKSLVFCRRRADYPRVGPGEVDYMDVSTKQLVSVAAALIPFLEHDDANRALMGSNMQRQAVPLLRAESPLVGTGLEHVTARNSGTVVRAEREGEVVYADSERIRVKVSERGDNPFRPDEDEYVLRKYMRSNQNTCINQRPIVERGVKVGRGQILADGPAVDRGELALGRNVLVAFMPWHGYNFEDAIIISEDVVKDDVFTSVHISVFEMEARDTKLGPEEITRDIPNVSEEALRNLDDDGIVKIGAKVGPGDILVGKVTPKGETELAPEEKLLRAIFGDKAEDVRDASLTLPPGSSGVVVDVKVASRKDKASDAQAKKSITQEARKIERGYEERIADIRSTFEELVHKDMVGLKIVEDVIDFRTDKLELEKGKRVRPTHLKSLDYSVLSRLRVEDRDVQQRFTRLINMAAMEEAKLIAYRDARIERLRKGDELSPGVIKVVKVFVASKRRLSVGDKMAGRHGNKGILSRIVPREDMPFLPDGTPVQIILNPLGVPSRMNAGQLLETHLGWAARALGIKVATPVFNGASEEVIRQHMRKAGLPETGKIQLRDGRTGDALHQQTCVGQIYMMKLNHLVDDKIHARAIGPYSLVTQQPLGGKAQFGGQRFGEMEVWALQAYGAAYTLQELLTIKSDDIQGRTRSYEAIVKGEREIDPGTPESFNVLVREMQSLCLDVVKLVKKEGLTETEEELLED, from the coding sequence ATGGCTGTCGCCCACCCGCTTGAACCGCGCAAAGTCCTTGGCAGGATCCCCGACCGGATCGACCTTCCCGACCTCATTGAAATCCAGACGAAGTCCTACGAGGAGTTTCTCCAGTGGGACCTTCCGCCGGACGAGCGGAAGCCGCAGGGGCTTCAGGAGGTCTTCCAGGAGATTTTCCCCATCAGCTCCCCGAACGGGCTGACCAAGCTGGACTTCGTGCATTACGCGTTTACCCCGCCGAAGTACACGATCCAGGAGTGCCAGGAGCGCGGCGCGACCTATGCGGCGTCGCTGAAGGCGCTGCTGCGCCTGACGCGGTACGAGGAGGTGGGGAACAACGAGTTCCGGGAGAAGCTGCTGGTGGAGCAGGAGGTGTTCTTCGGCGAGCTTCCGCTGATGACGCCCGTGGGCACGTTCATCATCAACGGCGCCGAGCGCGTGATCGTGAGCCAGCTGCACAAGTCGCCCGGCGTCTCCTTTGAGAAGCGCCTGCACACGAACGGCAAGACCATCCTGAGCGCGCGGGTCATCCCGTACCGGGGCGCGTGGCTGGAGTTCGAGTACGACCTGAACGACTACCTCTGGGTCATGATTGACCGGCGCAGCAAGCTGCCCGTGACCACGTTCCTTAAGGCCTTCGGGTTCGTGGAGCCCGAGGAGATCCTGTCGCTGTTCTACACGTTCGACGAGGTGGCCGTCTCGCGGGGCAAGTTCAAGGTGAACGGCAAGCCGGCGGCCCAGGAGGAGCTGGTGGGGCGCTGGGTGGCCGCGGACGTGTTCGACCCGGAGACGGGCGAAATCTTCGCGGACGCCGCCCAGGTGCTCACGGAGGCCGCGCTGAACCGCATCCTCAACTCCCACGTGACGGAGTTCCGCCTGCTCAACCCGGTGGAGGTCCAGAAGGACCAGGCCATCGTGCACACCCTGAGCCAGGACAACATCATGACGCAGGACGCGGCGATGCAGGCCGTCTACGCCAAGGTCCGCCCCGGCGACCCGGCGACGCCCTCCACCTACCGCACCTTCTTCCAGAAGCTCTTCTCCGACCCGGCGCGCTACGACTTCGCGGCCGTGGGCCGGTACAAGATCAACCGCAAGCTCGGCCTCAACATTGACCAGGCCACCCGGACGCTCACCACGGACGACATCGTCAAGACGCTCCAGTACCTGGTGCGGCTGCGCGGGGGCGAGGGCGTGCTGGACGACATTGACCACCTGGGCAACCGCCGGGTGCGCGCCGTGGGCGAGCTGCTCGCCAACCAGTTCCGCACGGGCCTGGCCCGCATGGAGCGCACGGTGCGCGAGCGCATGAACTACACGGACGAGGAGCAGCTGACGCCGCAGAACCTGATCAACCCGAAGCCGGTGGGCGCGGTGGTCAAGGACTTCTTCGGCCGCAGCCAGCTCTCGCACTTCATGGACCAGATCAACCCCCTGGCCGAGCTGACGCACAAGCGCCGCCTGAGCGCCCTGGGCCCGGGCGGCCTGAGCCGCGAGCGGGCGGGGTTCGAGGTGCGCGACGTGCACCCCACGCACTACGGCCGCATCTGCCCGATTGAGACGCCGGAAGGCCCGAACATCGGCCTCATGGCCTCGCTGTCCACCTACGCCCAGATCAACCGCTACGGTTTCCTGGAGACGCCCTACTACAAGGTGGAGTCGGGCAGGGTCTCCACGAAGGTGGAGATGCTCTCGGCCTACGACGAGGACAACTACACCATCGCCCAGGCCAACGCGCCGCTCAACGAGAAGCGCGTCTTCGTGAAGAGCCTCGTGTTCTGCCGGCGCCGGGCCGACTACCCGCGCGTGGGCCCGGGCGAGGTGGACTACATGGACGTGTCCACCAAGCAGCTCGTGAGCGTGGCCGCCGCGCTGATCCCCTTCCTGGAGCACGACGACGCCAACCGCGCCCTGATGGGCTCGAACATGCAGCGCCAGGCCGTGCCGCTGCTGCGGGCCGAGTCCCCGCTGGTGGGCACGGGGCTTGAGCACGTGACCGCGCGCAACTCCGGCACCGTGGTCCGGGCCGAGCGCGAGGGCGAGGTGGTCTACGCCGACAGCGAGCGCATCCGCGTGAAGGTGAGCGAGCGCGGCGACAACCCGTTCCGCCCGGACGAGGACGAGTACGTCCTGCGCAAGTACATGCGCTCCAACCAGAACACCTGCATCAACCAGCGGCCGATCGTGGAGCGCGGGGTCAAGGTGGGCAGGGGCCAGATTCTGGCCGACGGCCCCGCGGTGGACCGCGGCGAGCTGGCCCTCGGCCGCAACGTCCTCGTGGCGTTCATGCCCTGGCACGGGTACAACTTCGAGGACGCCATCATCATCAGCGAGGACGTGGTCAAGGACGACGTCTTCACGTCGGTCCACATCTCCGTCTTCGAGATGGAGGCGCGCGACACGAAGCTGGGCCCCGAGGAGATCACGCGCGACATCCCGAACGTGAGCGAGGAGGCCCTGCGCAACCTGGACGACGACGGCATTGTGAAGATCGGCGCCAAGGTGGGGCCGGGCGACATCCTCGTGGGCAAGGTGACGCCGAAGGGCGAGACCGAGCTGGCCCCCGAGGAGAAGCTGCTGCGCGCCATTTTCGGCGACAAGGCCGAGGACGTGCGCGACGCGTCGCTCACCCTGCCCCCGGGCTCCAGCGGCGTGGTGGTGGACGTCAAGGTGGCCAGCCGCAAGGACAAGGCCTCGGACGCCCAGGCGAAGAAGAGCATCACCCAGGAGGCCAGGAAGATCGAGCGCGGCTACGAGGAGCGCATCGCCGACATCCGCTCGACCTTCGAGGAGCTGGTCCACAAGGACATGGTCGGCCTCAAGATCGTCGAGGACGTCATTGACTTCCGGACGGACAAGCTGGAGCTCGAAAAGGGCAAGCGCGTCCGCCCGACGCACCTCAAGTCCCTCGACTACAGCGTCCTGTCCCGCCTGCGGGTGGAGGACCGCGACGTGCAGCAGCGCTTCACGCGCCTGATCAACATGGCCGCCATGGAGGAGGCCAAGCTCATCGCCTACCGCGACGCCCGCATCGAGCGCCTGCGCAAGGGCGACGAGCTTTCCCCCGGCGTCATCAAGGTCGTCAAGGTCTTCGTCGCCAGCAAGCGGCGCCTGTCCGTCGGCGACAAGATGGCCGGCCGCCACGGCAACAAGGGCATCCTGTCCCGCATCGTCCCCCGCGAGGACATGCCCTTCCTGCCCGACGGCACGCCCGTGCAGATCATCCTCAACCCCCTCGGTGTGCCCTCCCGCATGAACGCGGGGCAGCTGCTGGAGACGCACCTCGGCTGGGCGGCCCGCGCCCTCGGCATCAAGGTGGCGACCCCGGTGTTCAACGGCGCCTCCGAGGAGGTGATCCGCCAGCACATGCGCAAGGCCGGGCTTCCCGAGACGGGCAAGATCCAGCTTCGCGACGGCCGGACGGGCGACGCGCTGCACCAGCAGACCTGCGTGGGCCAGATCTACATGATGAAGCTGAACCACCTGGTGGACGACAAGATCCACGCCCGCGCCATCGGGCCCTACTCGCTGGTGACGCAGCAGCCGCTGGGCGGCAAGGCCCAGTTCGGCGGGCAGCGCTTCGGCGAGATGGAGGTGTGGGCCCTGCAGGCCTACGGCGCCGCCTACACCCTGCAGGAGCTGCTGACCATCAAGTCCGACGACATCCAGGGGCGCACGCGCTCCTACGAGGCCATCGTCAAGGGCGAGCGGGAGATTGACCCCGGAACCCCCGAGTCCTTCAACGTGCTGGTCCGCGAGATGCAGAGCCTCTGCCTCGACGTGGTCAAGCTCGTGAAGAAGGAAGGTTTGACGGAAACCGAAGAAGAACTCCTGGAGGACTGA
- a CDS encoding V-type ATP synthase subunit K, which produces MDLTSLSMGLAYAGAALAVGLGCAGSAKGIGTASQAAAGVLSEKPHLFGRLLVLLALPGTQGFYGFIMMMLIVTSDLPQGISAGVTLLFTGLGVGLALMISAIWQGQASAAAISLVSRRESDFGRAIVLPAMVETYAVVGLLAGILILNFLK; this is translated from the coding sequence ATGGATCTGACATCGTTGAGCATGGGTTTGGCGTATGCGGGCGCGGCACTGGCCGTCGGGCTCGGCTGCGCGGGCTCCGCAAAGGGGATCGGCACGGCCTCCCAGGCCGCCGCGGGCGTCCTCAGCGAGAAGCCCCACCTCTTCGGCCGCCTGCTGGTGCTGCTTGCCCTGCCCGGCACGCAGGGGTTCTACGGCTTCATCATGATGATGCTCATCGTGACGAGCGACCTCCCCCAGGGGATTAGCGCCGGCGTCACCCTGCTGTTCACCGGCCTGGGCGTTGGGCTGGCGCTCATGATCTCCGCAATCTGGCAGGGCCAGGCCTCCGCGGCGGCCATCAGCCTCGTGTCCCGGCGCGAGTCCGACTTCGGACGCGCCATCGTGCTTCCCGCCATGGTGGAAACCTACGCCGTGGTCGGCCTTCTCGCCGGCATCCTGATTCTGAACTTCCTGAAGTAG
- a CDS encoding V-type ATPase subunit, whose protein sequence is MVTLSTEKEEWGFVCGQVSVLEAGLLPRDFFQGLAGLEKLDDLLHRLQDTPLRDFVTPGASWEEWNDIVDQHFRHEMVAVRENSPSGAVAALFLLPGDYLNLKRALLRLGSYPFPANLFSEERLAAAAAGDVGGLPQDLRMTLARLGGSPSDDPAARAVLDAALDGAYLRHMLDLAAELDIPMITAYVDDLVLSRAVTMLWRAARSGQPLKALEDHVTPLGEHTHIIRGLLSAGDPRGWGALVPGAVGDCLRQALESSDEDPVQAFELHVSNALMNFAKGAKLQTMGPERVAGYFVGLKAQVFNLKLVISGRFNGIDPDMLRRRLRECYV, encoded by the coding sequence GTGGTTACACTGAGCACAGAAAAGGAAGAGTGGGGTTTCGTCTGCGGGCAGGTGAGCGTCCTCGAGGCCGGCCTGCTCCCCCGGGACTTCTTTCAGGGCCTCGCCGGGTTGGAGAAACTCGACGACCTGCTGCACCGGTTGCAGGACACCCCCCTGCGCGACTTCGTCACCCCCGGCGCCTCCTGGGAGGAGTGGAACGACATTGTGGACCAGCATTTCCGCCATGAGATGGTGGCCGTCCGCGAAAACAGCCCCTCGGGGGCCGTGGCCGCGCTGTTCCTCCTTCCCGGCGACTATCTCAACCTCAAGCGCGCCCTGTTGCGGCTCGGATCTTACCCCTTCCCCGCAAACCTCTTCAGCGAGGAGCGCCTGGCCGCGGCGGCCGCGGGCGACGTGGGCGGGCTGCCCCAGGATCTGCGGATGACCCTTGCCCGCCTGGGCGGCAGCCCCTCCGACGATCCGGCGGCCCGCGCGGTGCTCGACGCCGCGCTGGACGGGGCCTACCTCCGCCACATGCTTGACCTGGCGGCGGAGCTGGACATTCCGATGATCACGGCCTATGTGGACGATCTGGTCCTCTCGCGCGCCGTCACCATGCTGTGGCGCGCGGCCCGGTCGGGCCAGCCGCTCAAGGCGCTGGAGGACCATGTGACGCCCCTGGGCGAGCACACGCACATCATCCGGGGCCTGCTCTCCGCGGGCGACCCGCGGGGCTGGGGCGCGCTGGTGCCCGGGGCCGTGGGCGACTGCCTCCGCCAGGCGCTGGAGAGCTCCGACGAGGACCCGGTGCAGGCGTTCGAGCTGCACGTCTCCAACGCGCTCATGAACTTCGCCAAGGGCGCGAAGCTCCAGACGATGGGGCCCGAGCGCGTTGCCGGATATTTTGTCGGGCTGAAGGCCCAGGTCTTCAACCTCAAACTGGTCATCAGCGGCCGCTTCAACGGGATAGACCCCGATATGCTGCGGCGGCGGTTGCGGGAATGCTATGTCTAA